From a region of the Gimesia sp. genome:
- a CDS encoding PVC-type heme-binding CxxCH protein, with the protein MRNSTYSARFCLGLILTSICFVMTQSVFAADQKPAQPHVVFVVGTTHYAPQKTLPAFAKRLEQYGFKTTVVLPDGDPERNQKGLPGLEVLEEADLAVFFMRFLQLPPRQFAHIQNYIKSGKPVIGLRTSTHAFDYEKGHPLEEWNRGFGKRVLGSEYFFHLTGETVVEHVLEYRDHNILNGVAAKFLAPGVLYQADIPADATPLLTGTGNSKRKGIFKNQFGTYELTGEMSWPVAWTWKNEWDSRVFTTTLGHEDSFRLDAFNRLLINAVHWCLELPVGTTPEKLAVANSAPNLKRPFELTQDHSPETERKTFQLLPGYEVNLFAAEPMLVNPIHMTWDPQGRLWVICSTSYPQVSPGEKPNDQIVILEDTDNDGQADKSTVFADGLYVPTGLELGDGGVYVANAPDLLFLKDTNGDGKADHREVVLTGFATEDNHHSISAWRWGPGGWLYFQEGTFMHTQVETPYGTVRLENGGVFQFQPRTLKLNVFADYRASNPWGHMFDDWGQSFVIDNPRIYFSAPLTANSRAKLGYEASGEGTKQCGGEFVASRHFPPEVQGEIWTNQYKTHSIARYEVTDDGAGYSVKGLEPLLQSSSSYFRPVDLKMGPDGAAYVLDWYNPLIGHMQHSFRDERRDTTHGRVWRVTYKGRPLVERPQLTDVPLKDVVNHLRDPESFTRQQVRRVLYDADQQQAKKALDDWLLTLAPQEPNYDHHRLEALWCYQTIGVVNEKLLREVLEAQDPRARAAALRVLRYWHAQVTNPLELLETAIHDAHPRVRLEAILTAGYIPDPRSVTIAVKAIDAPMDRYLEHALKLTIDGLQEHWVKAQQAGKVQFDKPAHKNYALANLLSNESIDVIIDLLNAGSIDADLLKGPAQVVAEKANANQLEPLVLSLVEVTREYKTQGGKGISPEALSILLDAMDRAARERGVVPEGNIGSMLSRSAVVPGVPVQKSVARLIGSWKLTREGRRLQRNLNAADTDQEIKQLSAESLGMLGDAGSIKYLKGLANSQKPVNQRLLGIYGLAAHDLKEAASLTPGILNQDPKDSDPAWFLTAFTKRKGGPEVLAEQLKSAKLNAQMAARIRQHLIETGETNKALIDAFGGGVMQDSLEAQLLKENVLDLASEAREQGDAARGELIFRRAELACMKCHSISNAGPVLGPDLAAIGSSSPPDYIVDSFLRPSKVIKEFYESIMVVTDEGRVINGILVVQDDSKVVLKDAAQQGKQVTIPADQIEFTKKLPSLMPQGLASKLKSRQEFLDLVKFVTELGRPGPYATSAAQVVRRWRLQSADAAMTAENSSQIKTLADSGVAAYSMVNGTLPVADLNLQKPVTRAMALVDVTQAGNVQLKLNSAKGIKLWLNETSVPVSEMTTLALPSGRSQITFEIDRDARGDTGLRAEFLKAEQQPQGRFKVVGGP; encoded by the coding sequence ATGCGAAACTCAACTTATTCAGCCCGCTTCTGCCTGGGACTGATTCTGACTTCGATCTGCTTTGTGATGACACAATCCGTTTTCGCTGCTGATCAGAAACCGGCGCAACCACATGTGGTGTTTGTGGTGGGGACAACCCATTATGCACCACAGAAAACGCTGCCCGCATTCGCGAAGCGGCTGGAGCAGTATGGTTTCAAGACGACCGTGGTGCTGCCTGACGGTGATCCCGAACGTAACCAGAAAGGACTTCCGGGGCTGGAAGTCCTGGAAGAGGCGGATCTGGCTGTATTTTTCATGCGGTTCCTGCAACTACCGCCGCGGCAGTTTGCACACATTCAGAACTACATCAAATCCGGAAAACCGGTGATCGGTCTGCGGACCAGCACGCATGCCTTCGATTACGAAAAAGGGCATCCCCTGGAAGAGTGGAACCGGGGATTCGGCAAACGCGTTTTAGGTTCCGAATATTTTTTTCACCTCACAGGTGAAACAGTTGTGGAGCATGTGCTGGAATATCGCGATCATAACATTCTGAACGGGGTCGCAGCGAAATTTCTGGCCCCCGGTGTCCTCTATCAGGCAGATATCCCTGCGGATGCCACACCGCTCTTGACCGGTACAGGAAACTCCAAACGTAAAGGGATCTTCAAAAACCAGTTTGGCACTTATGAACTGACGGGCGAGATGAGCTGGCCCGTTGCCTGGACGTGGAAGAATGAATGGGACAGTCGTGTCTTTACCACCACGCTGGGACATGAAGATTCATTTCGGCTGGACGCTTTTAATCGCCTGCTGATCAACGCTGTGCACTGGTGCCTGGAATTGCCTGTAGGCACAACTCCGGAAAAACTGGCGGTTGCGAATTCCGCTCCTAATCTGAAACGACCGTTCGAACTGACGCAGGATCACTCTCCCGAAACGGAACGTAAGACATTCCAATTGCTGCCTGGCTATGAAGTGAACCTGTTCGCCGCCGAACCGATGCTGGTCAATCCGATTCACATGACCTGGGATCCCCAGGGGCGACTGTGGGTGATCTGTTCTACCTCGTACCCACAGGTTTCTCCGGGAGAAAAACCGAACGATCAGATTGTGATTCTGGAAGACACCGACAATGATGGACAGGCAGATAAATCAACGGTGTTTGCCGACGGGCTCTATGTGCCGACGGGACTGGAACTGGGTGACGGGGGCGTTTACGTTGCCAACGCACCAGATCTCCTGTTCCTGAAAGACACGAATGGAGATGGGAAAGCCGATCATCGGGAAGTGGTTCTGACCGGATTTGCCACGGAAGACAATCACCATTCAATCAGTGCCTGGCGATGGGGACCAGGAGGCTGGCTCTACTTCCAGGAAGGGACCTTCATGCATACTCAGGTAGAGACACCGTATGGTACAGTCCGCCTGGAAAATGGAGGCGTGTTTCAATTCCAGCCACGCACTCTGAAGCTGAATGTCTTTGCGGATTATCGTGCTTCGAATCCCTGGGGGCACATGTTCGATGACTGGGGACAGTCGTTCGTGATCGACAACCCGCGCATCTATTTCAGTGCACCACTGACCGCGAACAGTCGCGCCAAGCTGGGTTACGAGGCCAGCGGCGAAGGAACAAAGCAGTGTGGCGGCGAATTCGTCGCCAGCCGCCATTTTCCCCCGGAAGTCCAGGGAGAGATCTGGACCAACCAGTATAAAACACACTCAATCGCGCGTTATGAAGTCACCGATGATGGAGCCGGTTATTCGGTCAAAGGGCTGGAGCCTTTACTACAGTCGAGCAGTTCTTACTTCCGCCCCGTCGATCTGAAGATGGGACCGGATGGAGCCGCTTATGTGCTGGACTGGTACAATCCACTGATTGGTCACATGCAACACAGCTTTCGGGATGAACGGCGCGACACGACACATGGTCGTGTCTGGAGGGTGACCTATAAGGGACGTCCGCTGGTTGAGCGTCCTCAACTAACCGACGTCCCCCTGAAAGATGTAGTGAACCACCTGAGAGATCCGGAGAGCTTCACGCGTCAACAGGTCAGGCGAGTACTCTATGATGCGGACCAGCAACAGGCGAAAAAAGCCCTGGATGACTGGCTGCTGACTCTGGCTCCCCAGGAACCGAACTACGATCATCATCGCCTGGAAGCGCTCTGGTGCTATCAGACCATTGGAGTCGTGAATGAAAAACTGTTGCGAGAGGTACTGGAAGCCCAGGATCCACGTGCCCGGGCCGCTGCACTGCGTGTGCTGCGTTACTGGCATGCCCAGGTAACAAATCCGCTTGAGCTACTGGAAACTGCAATTCATGACGCGCATCCGCGTGTCCGCCTGGAAGCGATTCTGACCGCAGGCTATATTCCCGATCCCCGTTCGGTCACGATCGCGGTCAAAGCCATCGACGCCCCCATGGATCGCTACCTGGAACACGCGCTGAAGTTAACGATCGACGGGTTACAGGAACACTGGGTCAAAGCGCAGCAGGCTGGTAAGGTTCAGTTCGATAAGCCAGCACATAAAAATTATGCCCTGGCGAATCTGCTGTCGAATGAATCCATCGACGTGATTATTGATCTGCTCAATGCAGGCAGCATTGATGCTGATCTGTTGAAAGGCCCCGCCCAGGTTGTTGCAGAAAAAGCCAATGCGAATCAACTGGAACCACTGGTGCTGAGTCTGGTGGAAGTCACACGCGAATACAAAACACAGGGTGGGAAAGGCATCTCTCCCGAGGCACTCAGTATCTTGCTGGATGCGATGGATCGGGCTGCGCGGGAACGGGGAGTCGTCCCCGAAGGTAACATCGGTTCCATGCTCAGCCGCTCTGCGGTGGTGCCTGGTGTGCCTGTGCAAAAATCAGTAGCCCGGCTGATTGGTTCCTGGAAACTGACGCGTGAAGGCAGACGACTGCAGCGAAATCTGAATGCTGCAGACACTGACCAAGAAATCAAACAGCTGTCAGCAGAATCGCTGGGAATGCTGGGCGATGCGGGTTCGATCAAGTATCTGAAGGGGCTCGCGAACTCTCAGAAACCTGTCAACCAGCGTCTGCTGGGCATCTATGGTCTGGCAGCGCATGACCTCAAAGAGGCAGCCAGTCTGACGCCAGGCATTCTCAATCAGGATCCCAAGGACTCTGATCCCGCCTGGTTCCTGACCGCATTCACGAAACGAAAAGGAGGCCCTGAGGTTCTGGCAGAGCAGCTGAAATCGGCAAAGCTGAATGCTCAAATGGCGGCCCGTATTCGTCAACATCTGATTGAAACCGGTGAAACGAATAAGGCTTTGATCGATGCCTTTGGCGGGGGAGTGATGCAGGATTCTCTGGAAGCGCAACTACTCAAAGAGAATGTACTCGATCTGGCCAGTGAAGCCCGAGAGCAGGGGGACGCCGCCCGGGGTGAGTTGATATTCCGCAGGGCCGAGTTGGCCTGCATGAAGTGCCACAGCATTTCCAATGCAGGACCTGTACTGGGTCCGGACCTGGCAGCCATCGGTTCGAGTTCGCCGCCCGATTATATTGTCGATTCATTCTTGCGTCCTTCCAAAGTAATTAAGGAATTCTACGAGAGCATTATGGTCGTGACCGATGAAGGTCGCGTGATTAACGGAATCCTGGTGGTGCAGGACGATTCCAAGGTGGTACTCAAAGACGCAGCCCAGCAGGGGAAACAGGTCACGATCCCCGCTGATCAGATTGAATTTACGAAGAAGCTGCCTTCACTGATGCCCCAGGGGCTCGCGAGTAAGTTGAAAAGCCGCCAGGAATTTCTGGACCTGGTCAAATTTGTTACCGAGCTCGGACGTCCCGGTCCGTACGCAACGAGTGCAGCACAGGTGGTGCGTCGCTGGCGTCTGCAGAGTGCAGATGCGGCTATGACAGCAGAAAATTCTTCCCAGATCAAAACTCTGGCAGATTCAGGAGTTGCTGCTTACAGCATGGTGAATGGCACGCTGCCTGTGGCTGATCTGAATCTGCAAAAGCCTGTCACACGTGCCATGGCGCTGGTCGATGTTACACAAGCCGGGAATGTGCAGTTAAAACTGAATTCCGCGAAAGGGATCAAGCTGTGGCTGAATGAGACGTCGGTGCCCGTATCTGAAATGACAACACTGGCTCTCCCTTCCGGACGGAGTCAGATCACGTTCGAGATCGACCGCGATGCGCGGGGGGACACTGGTCTACGGGCAGAGTTCCTTAAAGCGGAACAACAGCCCCAGGGCCGCTTTAAAGTGGTCGGCGGTCCCTGA
- a CDS encoding alpha/beta hydrolase codes for MKYFLLSAFLLCSLAAAPIETPKPDAQIAVWPDRPLLDQSDDEVKYSNIIRITKVNRPAIEFYKSKNAKPDAPAVVIFPGGGYNILAYDLEGTEIAEWLNSIGIHAVVVKYTVPGNQREQALKDAQRALGLVRSKAQEWGINPQQIGVLGFSAGGHLAANLSTNYEKRNYEPIDAADKLSCRPDFTVLIYPAYIYQEDDKRRSAPEIKVTDQTPPAFIVQTLDDRRLVDSAFNYTRDLKDAKVGAELHLFAKGGHGYGLRPSDNPVSNWPDLCGAWIKRTTAQQD; via the coding sequence ATGAAATATTTTCTACTGTCCGCCTTTCTGCTCTGTTCGTTGGCAGCAGCGCCCATTGAAACTCCCAAACCAGATGCACAAATCGCAGTCTGGCCTGATCGTCCTCTACTGGATCAAAGTGACGACGAAGTCAAATACAGTAATATCATTCGTATTACCAAAGTGAACCGGCCGGCAATTGAATTTTACAAATCTAAAAATGCCAAACCTGACGCTCCCGCCGTCGTCATTTTTCCGGGAGGTGGCTACAATATCCTGGCTTACGATCTGGAAGGAACCGAAATCGCGGAATGGCTGAATTCTATCGGCATTCATGCAGTGGTCGTTAAATACACGGTCCCCGGTAATCAGCGTGAACAGGCCCTGAAAGACGCCCAGCGTGCGTTAGGACTCGTGCGCAGTAAAGCACAGGAGTGGGGCATTAACCCGCAGCAGATTGGTGTACTCGGCTTCTCTGCCGGCGGACACCTCGCAGCAAACCTCTCGACCAACTATGAGAAGCGGAATTATGAACCCATTGATGCAGCCGATAAACTCAGCTGTCGTCCCGATTTTACCGTTCTGATTTACCCGGCTTACATCTATCAGGAAGATGACAAACGTAGGTCGGCTCCCGAGATCAAAGTGACCGACCAGACTCCCCCTGCGTTTATCGTCCAGACTCTCGATGACCGACGGCTGGTCGATAGCGCATTCAATTACACCCGTGACCTGAAAGACGCCAAAGTCGGCGCCGAACTGCATCTCTTTGCCAAAGGGGGGCATGGCTACGGTCTGCGACCTTCAGACAACCCGGTCTCCAACTGGCCCGATCTCTGTGGTGCCTGGATCAAACGCACGACAGCTCAACAGGACTGA
- the nrfH gene encoding cytochrome c nitrite reductase small subunit codes for MKKLSRPRLTTVLLIVIAILIGGLVGVGTFTFGYAQGASYLKADSQSCANCHVMQGHFDAWLKSSHGKFAGCNDCHAPHDGVASKYYCKARNGFFHSLAFTTGDFEENLRITDYNRRVTEQACRNCHQDLVHQIDINAIGELQTDKTERLESNACIRCHSSVGHDT; via the coding sequence ATGAAAAAGCTATCCCGCCCCCGTCTGACCACGGTATTATTGATTGTGATTGCCATCCTGATCGGTGGGCTCGTGGGCGTCGGTACATTCACATTCGGCTACGCACAAGGTGCCTCTTATCTCAAAGCCGATTCCCAGTCCTGTGCGAACTGTCATGTAATGCAGGGGCACTTTGATGCCTGGCTGAAATCCTCGCATGGGAAATTCGCGGGCTGCAACGATTGTCATGCACCGCACGACGGTGTTGCCTCGAAGTATTACTGCAAGGCACGGAACGGATTTTTCCATTCACTGGCGTTCACAACCGGTGACTTCGAAGAGAATCTGAGAATTACCGATTACAACCGACGTGTCACTGAGCAGGCCTGTCGGAACTGCCACCAGGATCTTGTGCACCAGATCGACATCAACGCGATTGGTGAATTGCAAACTGACAAAACCGAGCGACTGGAATCCAATGCGTGTATTCGCTGTCATTCCAGTGTGGGGCACGATACCTGA